Within Streptomyces sp. NBC_00704, the genomic segment CGCACCAGCCCCTTCCACACCCGCCAGCTGGAGCACGGCGCCTTCTTCCTGGAGGCCAACGGCTGGGAACGCCCCCAGTGGTACGAGGCCAACGCCGGCCTCGTGGAAGGCCGCTCCATCCCGGCCCCGGGCGACTGGGCCGCGCGCTACTGGTCGCCCATCGTCGGCGCCGAGGCCCAGGCCACCCGCGAGACCGTCGCGATGTACGACATGACGGCCCTCAAACGCCTGGAGGTCACCGGCCCCGGCGCCGCCGCCCTCCTGGAGCGCCTGTGCACCGGCAAGGTCGCCAAATCCACCGGCTCGGTCACCTACACCCTCTTCCTCGACCACGACGGCGGCATCCGCAGCGACGTCACCGTCGCCCGGCTCGCCCGCGACACCTTCCAGATCGGCGCCAACGGCAATCTCGACCTGGACTGGATCACCCGCCACCTCCCCGCCGACGGCACCGTCCAGGTCCGCGACATCACCCCCGGCACCTGCTGCGTCGGCCTGTGGGGCCCGCTCGCCCGCAAGGTCCTCCAGCCCCTCACCGACGCCGACTTCAGCAACGACGCACTGAAGTACTTCCGCGCCCGGCGCGCCCACATCGGCCCGGTGCCCGTCACCGCCATGCGGCTGAGCTACGTCGGCGAACTCGGCTGGGAGATCTACACCACCGCCGACCAGGGCCGGAAGCTCTGGGACACCCTCTGGGAGGCCGCCCGGCCCCTCGGCGGCGTCATCGCGGGACGCGGCGCCTTCAACAGCCTCCGCCTGGAGAAGGGCTACCGCTCGTTCGGCACCGACATGACCTACGAGCACGACCCCTACGAGGCCGGCGTCGGCTTCGCCGTCAAACTCGACAAGGACGACTTCATCGGCAAGGAAGCGCTGCTGCGGCGCAAGGAGAACGTCCGGCGCAAGCTGTCCTGCCTCGTCATCGACGACCCCCGGTCGGTCGTCCTGGGCAAGGAACCCGTCTTCGACGGCGACCGGCCCGTCGGCTACGTCACCAGCGCCGCCTACGGCTACACCATCGGCAAGGGCATCGCCTACGCCTGGCTCCCGACCGGACTCACGGCCCCCGGAACGGTGCTGCACATCGGCTACTTCGACCAGCGCGTGGAGGCCGTCGTCGCCGAGGAGCCCCTGTTCGACCCCACCATGTCCCGCCTGCGTGGCTGAGCCCGGCCACGACCGCACAGGGAAGGAGCACCGCCGGTGAACGCAACGCCGCTCGACGGCCGGGCGACCGCCGCCGCCGTCCGCCGCGAACTCACGCAGCGCGTCGCCGAGTCGACCGCCGTCGTCGGCCGCCCGCCGGGCGACCGGGTCGCGCCGATGCCCGGCGGGGTCGGGCCCATGACCCGCGCGATGCCGCCGGCCGACGTCGCCGAGGCCGCCGAGAGGAACGACACCGCCGTATGAACGCGCACGCCCCCGAGCACCCGCACTCCCAGCATCCGCACCCGTACCCGCAGCATCCGTGCCCTTCGGAAGACGGAGCCGTCCGATGAGCCCCCGCACCCCCGGCGCAGACCTCCCCGAACACCCCGACCGGCTGTGGCGCGACCCCGAGCCCAGGAAGTCCTACGACGTGGTGATCGTCGGCGGCGGCGGACACGGCCTGGCCACCGCCCACTATCTGGCGAAGAACCACGGCATCACCGACGTCGCGGTCCTGGAGAAGGGCTGGCTCGGCGGCGGCAACATGGCCCGCAACACCACGATCATCCGCTCCAACTACCTGTGGGACGAGAGCGCCGGCATCTACGAGCACGCCCTCAAGCTCTGGGAGGGACTGGAGGAGGAACTCGACTACCCGATCCTCTTCTCCCAGCGCGGCGTGCTGAACCTCGCGCACAGCCTCCAGGACGTCCGCGACAGCGTGCGCCGCGTGGAGGCCAACCGGCTCAACGGCGTGGACGCGCAGTGGCTCGACGCCGACGGCGTCAAGGAAGTCTGCCCGATCGTCAACGTCTCGCAGGACGTGCGCTATCCGGTACTGGGCGCCACCTACCAGCCGCGCGCCGGCATCGCCAAGCACGACCACGTGGCCTGGGGCCTGGCCCGCTCCGCCGACGCGGCCGGCATCGACATCATCCAGAACTGCGAGGTCACCGGCCTCGACGTGGTCGACAACCGGGTCGTCGGCGTACGGACGACCCGCGGCCGCATCGCGGCCGGCAAGGTCGCGCTGTGCTCGGCGGGCCACACCTCGGTCCTCGCCGCCATGGCGGGCGTTCAACTCCCCTTGCAGTCACACCCGTTGCAGGCCCTTGTCTCCGAACTGCTGGAACCCGTGCACCCCACGGTGGTGATGTCCAACGCCGTCCACGTGTACGTCAGCCAGGCGCACAAGGGCGAGCTGGTGATGGGCGCGGGCATCGACGCGTACAACTCCTACACCCAGCGCGGCGCGTTCCACATCATCGAGGAGCAGATGGCCGCGGCCCTGGAGCTGTTCCCGGTGTTCGCCCGCGCCCACGTCCTGCGCACCTGGGGCGGCATCGTCGACGTCAGCCCCGACGCCTCGCCGATCGTCGGGCTCAGCCCCGTCGACAACCTGTACCTCAACTGCGGCTGGGGGACAGGCGGGTTCAAGGCCACGCCGGGCGTCGGCTGGGTCTACGCCCACACCATCGCCCACGACACCCCGCACGCCCTCAACGCCCCCTTCTCGCTCGACCGTTTCACCACCGGCGCGCTCGTCGACGAGCACGGCGCGGCCGCGGTGGCCCACTAGGGAGCCCAACCATGCTGCTCATCCCCTGCCCGTGGTGCGGGCCCCGTGACGAGGCCGAGTTCCACTACGGCGGCCAGGCCCACGTGGCCTACCCCGAGACCCCTTCGGACCTCACCGACGAGGAGTGGGCCCGCTACCTCTTCTTCCGCGACAACGCCAAGGGGCCGTTCGCCGAACGCTGGAGCCACGCGGCGGGCTGCCGACGCTGGTTCAACGCGGTCCGCGACACGTCGACGAACGAGATCCTGACGGTGTACCGCACGGGCGAGGACCGCCCGGCGACCCCGGACCCGAGCCCGGCCCGTTCAGCCTGCCAGGCGGTCCCCCCTCTGGGGGAGCTTGAGGACGCTGCCGTTCAGGCCGAACGGGGGACCGGGGGCAGCGACCCCGGGGACGGGACGGGACGGAGCGGCGGGGGCGAGACGACCCAGCCGTTCCGCCACCCCATCCGAGGCCGCATCGACCGGGACACCCTCCTCACCTTCACCTTCGACGGCGTCCGGTACCAGGGACACCGGGGCGACACCCTCGCCTCCGCACTCCTCGCCAACGGCGTCATCCAGGCAGGGACCAGCATCAAGCTCGGCCGCCCCCGGGGCATCTTCTCCGCGGGCGCCGAGGAGCCCAACGCCGTCATCCAGATCGAGGAGCCGTTCCCCGAGCCGATGCTCCCCGCGACCACCGTCGAGCTGTACGACGGACTGGTCGCCAGCAGCCTCCCCGGCCAGGGCCGCCTCGCGACCGCACCCGACCCCGCCCGCTACGACGCCGTCCACGCCCACTGCGACCTGCTGGTCGTGGGCGCGGGCCCGGCCGGCCTGGCGGCGGCCGCCGCGGCGGCGAACAGCGGCGCCCGCGTCATCCTCGCCGACGACCAGCCGGAGCCCGGCGGCAGCCTGCTCGGCACGGCCGAACACCTCGACTGGGTGGCCGGGACCGCCGCCCTGCTCGACGCCGCCCCCGAGGTCCGCGTCCTGCGCCGCACCACCGTCTTCGGCTACTACGACGACAACCACCTCCTCGCCGTCGAACGCCGCACCGACCACCTCGGCGCCGCGGCCCCCGGCAACGTCTCCCGGCAACGCGTCTGGCGCATCCGCGCCCGCCGGGTCGTCCTCGCGACCGGCGCCCACGAACGCTCGCTCGCCTTCGCCGACAACGACCGCCCCGGCGTGATGCTGGCGTCCTCGGCCCGCACCCACGTCAACCGCCACGGCGCCCTGCCCGGCCGCCACGCCGTCGTCTTCACCACCAACGACAGCGCCTACGCGGCCGCCGTGGACCTCGCCTCGGCGGGCCTGGCCGTCACGGCGATCGTCGACACCCGCCCCGAACCGGGGGAGTGGGCCGAGCGCGCCCGGGCCGCCGGCATCGAGGTCCTGGCCGGACACGCCGTCACCGGCACGCGGGGCGGGGCCCGCCTCACCGCCGTGACCGTCGCCCCGTACGGCGAGTCCGCCGGGCAGCGGGAGTTCGCCGCCGACCTGCTGCTGGTCTCCGGCGGCTGGAACCCCGTGGCGCACCTGTTCAGCCAGTGCGGCGGCAGGCTGCGCCACGACGAGACCCTGGGCTCCTTCGTGCCCGACACCGCCCGCCAGGCCGTCGAGGTCGTGGGCAGCGCGAGCGGTCTCCTCGACCAGGCCGCCGTCCTCGCCCAGGGCGCCGCCGCCGGAGCCCGCGCGATCGAGGCCGAGGGATACACGGCCGAGGCGCCCCGCCT encodes:
- a CDS encoding sarcosine oxidase subunit alpha family protein; this translates as MLLIPCPWCGPRDEAEFHYGGQAHVAYPETPSDLTDEEWARYLFFRDNAKGPFAERWSHAAGCRRWFNAVRDTSTNEILTVYRTGEDRPATPDPSPARSACQAVPPLGELEDAAVQAERGTGGSDPGDGTGRSGGGETTQPFRHPIRGRIDRDTLLTFTFDGVRYQGHRGDTLASALLANGVIQAGTSIKLGRPRGIFSAGAEEPNAVIQIEEPFPEPMLPATTVELYDGLVASSLPGQGRLATAPDPARYDAVHAHCDLLVVGAGPAGLAAAAAAANSGARVILADDQPEPGGSLLGTAEHLDWVAGTAALLDAAPEVRVLRRTTVFGYYDDNHLLAVERRTDHLGAAAPGNVSRQRVWRIRARRVVLATGAHERSLAFADNDRPGVMLASSARTHVNRHGALPGRHAVVFTTNDSAYAAAVDLASAGLAVTAIVDTRPEPGEWAERARAAGIEVLAGHAVTGTRGGARLTAVTVAPYGESAGQREFAADLLLVSGGWNPVAHLFSQCGGRLRHDETLGSFVPDTARQAVEVVGSASGLLDQAAVLAQGAAAGARAIEAEGYTAEAPRLPALTPQPAPTPAMRVYVVPGESDAPRFVDLQRDVTVADLARATGAGLRSVEHTKRYTTAGTANDQGKTSGVLASGVVAELLGVDVSALGTTTFRPPYTPVSFAALAGRHRGVLSDPVRTTALHEWHAGHGALFENVGQWKRPWYYPRAGEDMAAAVLRECAAVREGVGFMDASTLGKIDVQGPDAGAFLDLLYTNMMSTLKVGMIRYGVMCRPDGMVFDDGTVIRVDRDRYLVTTTTGNAAAVLDWMEEWLQTEWPGLRVHCTSVTEQWATVALAGPNSRDVLGSLAPGLAVANDDFPFMAWRETTVAGVGARICRISFSGELAYEINVSPWEALTLWEALYEAGAPYDITPYGTETMHVLRAEKGYPIIGQDTDGTVTPQDLGMSWAVSKKKPDFIGKRSFARADTVRPDRKHLVGLLPEDPADFLPEGAHLVADSVLPAPPVPTLGHVTSSYRSAALGRTFALALVKGGRDRVGERLYAPVGDRLVPVTVASPVLYDPEGARRDG
- a CDS encoding sarcosine oxidase subunit beta family protein — encoded protein: MSPRTPGADLPEHPDRLWRDPEPRKSYDVVIVGGGGHGLATAHYLAKNHGITDVAVLEKGWLGGGNMARNTTIIRSNYLWDESAGIYEHALKLWEGLEEELDYPILFSQRGVLNLAHSLQDVRDSVRRVEANRLNGVDAQWLDADGVKEVCPIVNVSQDVRYPVLGATYQPRAGIAKHDHVAWGLARSADAAGIDIIQNCEVTGLDVVDNRVVGVRTTRGRIAAGKVALCSAGHTSVLAAMAGVQLPLQSHPLQALVSELLEPVHPTVVMSNAVHVYVSQAHKGELVMGAGIDAYNSYTQRGAFHIIEEQMAAALELFPVFARAHVLRTWGGIVDVSPDASPIVGLSPVDNLYLNCGWGTGGFKATPGVGWVYAHTIAHDTPHALNAPFSLDRFTTGALVDEHGAAAVAH